Proteins from a genomic interval of Phocoena phocoena chromosome 20, mPhoPho1.1, whole genome shotgun sequence:
- the KATNB1 gene encoding katanin p80 WD40 repeat-containing subunit B1 translates to MATPVVTKTAWKLQEIVAHASNVSSLVLGKASGRLLATGGDDCRVNLWSINKPNCIMSLTGHTSPVESVRLNTPEELIVAGSQSGSIRVWDLEAAKILRTLMGHKANICSLDFHPYGEFVASGSQDTNIKLWDIRRKGCVFRYRGHSQAVRCLRFSPDGKWLASAADDHTVKLWDLTAGKMMAEFPGHTGPVNVVEFHPNEYLLASGSSDRTIRFWDLEKFQVVSCIEGEPGPVRSVLFNPDGCCLYSGCQDSLRVYGWEPERCFDVVLVNWGKVADLAICNDQLIGVAFSQSSVSSYVVDLTRVTRTGTVAPDPMQDSQPPAQQLPNPSAPLRRIYERPSATGSEPQRVKQNSESERRSPSSEDDRDERESRAEIQNAEDYNEIFQPKNSISRTPPRRSEPFPAPPEDDMATAKEAAKPSPAMDVQFPVPKLEVLSRPPVVTSTPAPKAESAIIPATRNEPIGLKASDFLPAVKIPQQAELVDEDAMSQIRKGHDTMCVVLTSRHKNLDTVRAVWTTGDIKTSVDSAVAINDLSVVVDLLNIVNQKASLWKLDLCTTVLPQIEKLLQSKYESYVQTGCTSLKLILQRFLPLITDMLAAPPTVGVDISREERLHKCRVCYKQLRSISGLVKSKSGLSGRHGSAFRELHLLMASLD, encoded by the exons ATGGCCACCCCTGTGGTCACCAAGACGGCCTGGAAGTTAC AGGAGATCGTGGCCCATGCCAGCAACGTGTCCTCGCTGGTGCTGGGCAAAGCCTCAGGCCGGCTGCTGGCTACAGGCGGGGATGACTGCCGCGTCAACCTGTGGTCCATCAACAAGCCCAACTGCATCATG AGCCTGACGGGTCACACGTCCCCAGTGGAGAGCGTACGTCTCAACACCCCTGAGGAGCTCATTGTGGCCGGTTCCCAGTCAGGCTCCATCCGCGTCTGGGACCTGGAAGCTGCCAAAA TCCTTCGCACACTTATGGGACACAAAGCCAACATCTGCAGCCTGGATTTCCACCCGTATGGCGAGTTTGTGGCCTCGGGCTCCCAGGACACGAACATCAAG CTCTGGGACATCAGGAGGAAGGGCTGTGTGTTCCGATACAGG GGGCACAGCCAGGCCGTGCGGTGTCTCCGGTTCAGCCCCGACGGGAAGTGGCTGGCATCGGCTGCAGATGACCACACGGTGAAG ctctgGGATCTGACTGCTGGCAAGATGATGGCCGAGTTCCCCGGCCACACGGGGCCTGTCAACGTGGTGGAGTTTCACCCCAACGAGTACCTCCTGGCTTCTGGCAGCTCTGACAG GACCATCCGTTTCTGGGATCTGGAGAAATTCCAGGTGGTGAGCTGTATCGAAGGGGAGCCAGGGCCTGTCAG GAGCGTCCTCTTCAACCCCGATGGCTGCTGCCTGTATAGTGGCTGCCAGGACTCACTGCGCGTCTACGGCTGGGAGCCCGAGCGCTGCTTTGACGTGGTCCTCGTCAACTGGGGCAAGGTGGCCGACCTGGCCATCTGCAATGACCAGCTG ATAGGCGTGGCCTTCTCCCAGAGCAGCGTCTCCTCTTACGTGGTGGACCTGACGCGGGTCACCAGGACGGGCACAGTAGCCCCGGACCCCATGCAGGACAGCCAGCCCCCGGCACAGCAGCTGCCAAACCCCAGCGCCCCGCTTCGGCGCATCTATGAGCGGCCCAGCGCCACCGGCAGTGAGCCTCAGAG GGTGAAGCAGAACTCAGAGAGTGAGCGCCGCAGCCCCAGCAGCGAGGATGACCGGGATGAGCGGGAGTCTCGGGCGGAGATCCAGAACGCCGAGGACTACAACGAGATCTTCCAGCCCAAGAACAGCATCA GTCGGACGCCACCCCGAAGAAGCGAGCCCTTCCCAGCACCCCCGGAGGATG ACATGGCCACAGCCAAGGAGGCAGCAAAGCCCAGCCCAGCCATGGACGTGCAGTTCCCGGTGCCAAAA CTCGAGGTCCTGTCCCGGCCCCCAGTCGTCACTTCCACCCCTGCACCCAAGGCTGAGTCTGCCATCATCCCTGCCACCCGGAACGAGCCCATCGGACTGAAGGCCTCTGACTTCCTGCCT GCCGTGAAGATCCCCCAGCAGGCGGAGCTGGTCGACGAGGATGCCATGTCACAGATCCGCAAAGGCCACGACACCATGTGTGTCGTGCTCACCAGCCGCCACAAGAACCTGGACACCGTGCGGGCCGTGTGGACCACGGGTGACATCAAG ACGTCGGTGGACTCGGCCGTGGCCATCAATGACCTGTCCGTGGTCGTGGACCTCCTTAACATTGTCAACCAGAAAGC ctccctgtGGAAGCTGGACCTATGCACCACCGTCCTGCCACAGATTGAGAAGCTTCTGCAGAGCAAGTATGAGAG CTATGTCCAGACGGGCTGCACCTCTCTGAAGCTGATCCTGCAGCGGTTTCTGCCCCTGATCACAGACATGCTGGCGGCCCCGCCCACCGTGGGTGTGGACATCAGCCGGGAGGAGAG GCTGCACAAGTGCCGGGTCTGCTACAAGCAGCTCAGGAGCATCAGTGGCCTCGTCAAGAGCAAGTCGGGCTTGAGCGGCCGCCACGGCAGTGCCTTCCGCGAGCTGCACCTGCTCATGGCCAGTTTGGACTGA